A stretch of the Capsicum annuum cultivar UCD-10X-F1 chromosome 10, UCD10Xv1.1, whole genome shotgun sequence genome encodes the following:
- the LOC124887625 gene encoding auxin-responsive protein SAUR32-like, with protein MSRLHNLMGKIKNNLLQLVPKLDDVQIVETPRAKDEDIPNDVKEGYFAVFSVNAEEQPTRFIVELHWLTDPSFLKLMKQTEDEYGFGQKGVLEVYCLAKELQKILEIKFAV; from the coding sequence ATGTCTAGGCTACATAATCTTATGGGGAAGATCAAGAACAATCTTCTTCAATTAGTTCCAAAATTAGATGATGTCCAAATTGTGGAAACACCAAGAGCAAAAGATGAAGACATACCAAATGATGTTAAAGAAGGATACTTTGCTGTATTTTCAGTGAATGCAGAAGAACAACCAACAAGGTTTATTGTAGAACTACATTGGCTTACTGATCCATCATTCTTGAAATTAATGAAACAAACTGAAGATGAATATGGATTTGGACAAAAAGGTGTTCTTGAAGTGTATTGTCTTGCTAAGGAATTGCAAAAGATTTTGGAAATCAAATTTGCAGTTTAA